In the genome of Pueribacillus theae, the window TGGTCAGAAATTATGTGGCTAATAGCGAGGAAACGAGTTATATTGCTGGTCGTATGATGATGAATGAATCTGTTCAGCTGTTGGCTGAAAGGAAGCCCGTCGTTGTCTGTGAAAAAGATGAGTATTCATCCAATATTTTATTGAATCAAATCATGAAAACGACTTTGAGGCAGTTGGTTAAAAATCAACACATTCAAGAAAAGACTAGAAGAGAATGCTTCATTTTATGGGAGCAGCTGCCTACAGTTTATGAAATTCCGCTAAATAAGGAATCGTTTACTAGATTAAAATTTTCTCGTCATAACGCGTACTATAAACAAATGATCCATATCGCCCTTCTTTTGCATGAACTTAAACTATTGTCTCATAAGAGCGGCAATTGGAGCTTATTTACGGTTGATCTCGATGAAGGAGAGGTAAACCGGCTATTTGAAAAATTTCTTTTTCATTTTTATCAAAGGGAACAAGAGACATACACCGTTCACTCAGAAAGGCTTCAATGGAATTTACAGGGGAATCGTTCTTTGCTCCCAACGATGCTGACTGATGTTTCATTAACTCATCGTTATAAGCCAGAAAAGGTAATCATTGATGCGAAGTTTTATCGGCATTTATTTCAGCGCCATTTCGACCGAGCAACATTTCACAGCCATAATTTGTATCAAATTTTTACCTATGTTATGCATCAGCCGGCTTTCAAGCGTGTAAGGGGGATTTTAATCTATCCGGGAAATCAGGCTGGAGAGCTACATGAAATTTATTCATGGGATGAACGAATGGCAATTGAAATTGTAAGTTTAGATTTAAATGCATCTTGGAGAGAGATCTATAATGCTTTACTAGCTTTGTTAAGGGAAAAGGAACAATAACCTATAGTAAACAAAACTATGGAAAGGATTTCGTGAGACATGGAGGAAAAGATTAAGGATCTTACGCTGTTATTGCTATACTTAACATCATGGAAAGAGAATGACGACCTTTTTGGGGAAATGAGAAGAAGTTGGAAGGGCTATCCGTTTGAGGTGCTGGATGAACTTACTGATGGGGATTTAATTCGAGGAAGTAAAAGATCAAAGTCAGTTTATTTAACCGAGGCCGGCATAAAAGAAGCTGAAGCATTAGTAAAAAAGTATTTCAATAATTTGGAAATGAGTGAAGAAGAGGAGAGGAAATAATGGCAAAAAAAATTGGAAGAAATGACTGGTGCCCTTAAAGGAAGAAGATGAATAAAAAGAAATAGAGAGGAGGAAAGGCATGTTAATCCAATGTACAAAAGCCTTGCTTAATCAAATAGGCATAAAACATAGCGAGTTAGCTTCTTCTGGGGATTACGAGCAATTCCCCAGCAGCTTCATGTCATGGCACGCCAATTTTGTCAGCCTTGATAAAGGAAAAGCGATCATTTTGATGAACAATGAAACAAGATATCCGATCGTTATCTACAAGCCAAAAAAGAAGGATTTATTTAAAATAAAAGAGTTAATTTGCGAGGCTATTTCGGTGGCTTTACGTATGGAAGGTGTTCGGAAGGAAGTCATTGAAACCTACATGGCGAAAGCTGGTGAAATTTCCTTTTCGCAAACATCGGGTAGAAGCATGGTGGCAAAGATGAACAATGCTGTCCGTGAAATTGGTTTTATGCAAGAATTTTTGGACGAAGAAACAACAATTCAACGATACATTAGCATTGCAGCAGGCAGGCTGATTCAGGGTTCTGGAACAAATGAATATTTTTATCCATATGAAAAAATGCTTCAATGTCTTGGCATTGTTGCTTTAAATAAAAGTGAAGCAGTGGATGAGGTTCTAGATGTCGAACTGTATCAACTGAAGATACAAATTAACCTGGAAGGTCATGATATATGGCGGCGCGTTCTCGTACCTTCCACTTACTCTTTTCGACATCTCCATCATATTATTCAAACTGTTTTTGATTGGCAAAATTATCACTTGCATGAATTTGTTGTGGGAAGAGGAGAAAATGAAAGACTACTTCAAATTGTGATGGATGATGACCCAGAAACAATGGAATTTGTAAATTTCGATAATGTTGAGATTCGGAAGGAGCAATTTGTTGCATTAGAGGATATTTTTCCAAAATATAATGTGGTCAGTTATGAATATGATTTCGGAGACTCTTGGGAGCATACGATAACACTTGAAAAGGTAGTAAAATCAAAATCGTTCCAAGCAACATATATAGACGGCAACGGAGAAAGACCTCCTGAAGATGTCGGAGGAGCACCTGGGTTTGAAGAATATTTAAGTCTGATTGAAAATAAAAAGCATCCGATGCATCATGAGATGAAAGCATGGGCTGAAAACCAAAAAGAAAGGAAGTTTAGTCCGGAAAAGATCGATCAACGGCTTAAACGAACAATCAGTGGTTATTCGTATTCACCATTTTCGTGCTAAATATTACAATATTAAATTGAAAGAAGAGTGGTGGAAAAAGCGATGAATTATAATGAATTTATGAGAGCCGTTGATAAAAAATTGTCCACAATGTCAGAAATGGAAAAAACTGAATGGATACATAACTTAGCCCGGACCAAGAAAGAGCATGAGCGAATTTCATTTCTAAACTCTTTAGATGAGAAACAAGGCTATCCTGCTATTGCTGATAGGAAATGGATAGAAGATTGGTGTAATAAAGTAGAAAATGAGGAAATTTATTTTGAGTGCAGAGGATACGAAGAATATGGGGAAAGTTATTGGGATAGTGATTATATTTATGATTATTACGATAGCTTTGAAATAGGAAAGGATCTTTCAACAGCCTTCCAGGTAGCAGAAGATTTGTTATTTCAAAAAGACTATAAGCAAGCATCAGAATTATATGACCGCCTCTGTAGGATGACATTCAATGTATTGGACACAGATACAGAAGAGTGGGATGAATTGGGATTGGAGGATATTGTTGAGAAAGAACTAGTAGATTTAGACTTAAAGCAGATTGCTCTTCACTTGATGTATACCAAATATCAGGTTACTGAAGGCGAGGAAAGAACAGCTGCGCTGTATCAGTATTTGACATGGAATATGTGTGAGAATATAAACGTAGAAGAAATGTTGACGGTTGGGCCTGAAGAACTTGAGGGAATTGGCTTCTTTATGGAAGAGTGGATTTCCTTTTTGAAAAATACAGAAGGGGACAGGGCAGGCAAATTGCTGTTAGAGGCATGTATCTTTCAAGGGGGGATTAGTCGCTTATGTGAAACTGCTAGAGAAGTGTCGGCAAGACATCCTGTTTTATATAAATATGCTTGTGAGTATTTAATAAATGATAATAAGGAGCCTGAGTGTGAAAAAATTGGACTGGAAGCGATTCGTGTATTGCCTGAAAATCTAATGATTCGGGCGGAAATTGCGGAATTAACCGCAATGGCGGCTGAACAGCTCGAACATCCCGATATCATTAAGGAATGCTATGAAGCAGCTTTTTATGCTGATTCTACAGTGAACAATTATTTACGCCTGTTTGAACTGCCTGATTATCAAAACATAGTGGACAAAGCAGCAAAGTATGCAAAAACACTACCAGAGAATTCGATTCGGGGATTAAATCATAACATGAAACAGATGACGGTCAATCACCTTTCAATGGAGCATAAAAAAATCATCCGTTTTTTCAATGGAGAATTTGATTACGTTTATGAAGCTTGTAAAAATGACAAAACTACCCTAGGCTGGAGCAGCTGTTTTAAAGGTATCGCTATACCGCTATTTATTTTATTTTTAGATAAAAATAAGAAGATTACAAAGGCTGGACAACAACTGATAAATGGAATCGCATATCGGTTAGGGTTCATAGAAGAAGACGATATGGAAAGCTTCTTAGATCTATTTTTAAATTGGAAAGAAAAAGTCGTTTTAGCAAATGAACAATATGAAAAGTATATTGAATGGATAAAGAAAGAAGTAGATCAACGAACAGAGGCTGTTGTAGGAGGCGGTTATCGAAAAAGCTATTATAAGGCAGCTGCGCTGATAGCCGCGTTAGGTGAAACATTGGAGTCAAATGGGAAGATGAACGGAAAGATGGTTACAATCGAGCATTATAAAAAATTGCATTCTAGAAAAAGAGCGTTTAAAGCAGAAATTGAAATGTTGTAATGTTTTAGGCAAATAATGCATGAAATGGCAATTTAAAATGCAAACTCTCAAATGGTGGGATGGCTTTGGCATACAAGGAATAATGGGGCTGTACAAATTGTGCCAGCCCCTCTTTTTGGGTGCCTGGTAGTGGGGGTCTGACCCAATAGCCTTGCACAACTTACAAAAAAAGTAAAATATTATTTAATGTTTACTTAATTGAAAAATGCTTCTATTGTAGAAAGAGACCTTACTTGTTCCCAATCTTCTACAAAGGAGCACAAAATGTGTAATAAAAGTATACTACTGAGACCGCATCATTACAGCAGTCAAAAGTTTTAGAAGTAGGAATCAACACCCCAGAATTTTACGAATACAGCCAACAACAAAAGACAGATAAATTTAAAGAAAAATACAGAAACAGAGCTTGACAAGAATGGAAAAATGGTGAGATGAAGAATTTCCACGGGTTAAATCGTAGCAGGGGTACGGTCTTAAAAGAAGCATGGAAACACAAGCAAAATTAACTGCATTAGTGGTTAATTTAAAGAGGATAGCCAGATACTATCCTCTAAATTACCGCCGTTTTCGTCTGGTTTTTTTCCATATCATCGAAGAGACT includes:
- a CDS encoding McrC family protein — encoded protein: MSSTFKVPIRNLFCLLSYVNEIPEFVDHLSDIDEDLITYDFLAHRFKQEVQQLLKRGLVRNYVANSEETSYIAGRMMMNESVQLLAERKPVVVCEKDEYSSNILLNQIMKTTLRQLVKNQHIQEKTRRECFILWEQLPTVYEIPLNKESFTRLKFSRHNAYYKQMIHIALLLHELKLLSHKSGNWSLFTVDLDEGEVNRLFEKFLFHFYQREQETYTVHSERLQWNLQGNRSLLPTMLTDVSLTHRYKPEKVIIDAKFYRHLFQRHFDRATFHSHNLYQIFTYVMHQPAFKRVRGILIYPGNQAGELHEIYSWDERMAIEIVSLDLNASWREIYNALLALLREKEQ
- a CDS encoding DUF6429 family protein translates to MEEKIKDLTLLLLYLTSWKENDDLFGEMRRSWKGYPFEVLDELTDGDLIRGSKRSKSVYLTEAGIKEAEALVKKYFNNLEMSEEEERK
- a CDS encoding plasmid pRiA4b ORF-3 family protein, yielding MLIQCTKALLNQIGIKHSELASSGDYEQFPSSFMSWHANFVSLDKGKAIILMNNETRYPIVIYKPKKKDLFKIKELICEAISVALRMEGVRKEVIETYMAKAGEISFSQTSGRSMVAKMNNAVREIGFMQEFLDEETTIQRYISIAAGRLIQGSGTNEYFYPYEKMLQCLGIVALNKSEAVDEVLDVELYQLKIQINLEGHDIWRRVLVPSTYSFRHLHHIIQTVFDWQNYHLHEFVVGRGENERLLQIVMDDDPETMEFVNFDNVEIRKEQFVALEDIFPKYNVVSYEYDFGDSWEHTITLEKVVKSKSFQATYIDGNGERPPEDVGGAPGFEEYLSLIENKKHPMHHEMKAWAENQKERKFSPEKIDQRLKRTISGYSYSPFSC